The Microbacterium limosum genome contains a region encoding:
- the pheT gene encoding phenylalanine--tRNA ligase subunit beta has protein sequence MRVPLSWLREYVEVPADAAPEDVLEALVSVGFEEEDVHGFGLQGPIVVGRVLSFEAEPQSNGKTIRWCQVDVGEGEPRGIVCGAGNFLEGDKVVVTLPGAVLPGPFPIAARKTYGHVSDGMIASAKELGLGQEHSGILRLGELGLDPEVGTDAIALLGLDDVAVEINVTPDRGYALSIRGVAREYSHATGAAFTDPGLREVDAPGTGFPLLIDDRAPIRGRVGASEFIARVVRGVDASAPTPPWMIARLALAGIRSLGVLIDITNYVMLELGNPIHGYDLDKLSGGITVRRAEPGEKLETLDGQVRTLHPEDLLITDESGPIGLAGVMGGGTTEMSDTTTNVLVEAAVFDPVSIARTARRHKLPSEASRRFERGVDPLVSVVAAQRVVDLMVQLAGGTADALGGALQPEHVIEGIELPAGFVQGLIGVDYTAVEVEDALRMIGCDVHEGADGWNVIPPSWRPDLTDKWTLAEEVARISGYDRIPSVLPTPPSGRGLTPAQQGRRRVSNALAAAGFVETPAFPFTTEEANDLHGSASGAHLPSIKLANPLDGQAPFLRRSLVPGLLQTAHRNLSRGLTDLALFEVGTTFVPEPGVVYGTESVPPLAVRPDAATLAALDASIPPQPRLVAVLLAGNVAPKQPGRAPEPAGLAEALDAVRIVAAAAGVTIDVAQGARAALHPGRTGVLSVAGTEVGYVGELLPAVAEASDLPGRVVVAELDLDLVLSIAGEKVVAASLSTYPAATQDVSLVVGADVPAAAVRGAVAEGAGELLESLRLVDDYRGQGVPEGSKSLTFALRFRAPDRTLTAAEATDAKLAGVAVAAERFGASIRD, from the coding sequence ATGCGCGTTCCGCTGTCGTGGCTGCGGGAGTACGTCGAGGTGCCGGCGGATGCCGCGCCCGAGGACGTGCTCGAGGCCCTCGTGTCGGTGGGCTTCGAGGAGGAGGACGTGCACGGCTTCGGCCTCCAGGGGCCGATCGTCGTGGGCCGGGTGCTCTCGTTCGAGGCCGAGCCGCAGTCCAACGGGAAGACGATCCGGTGGTGCCAGGTCGATGTCGGCGAGGGCGAGCCCCGCGGAATCGTGTGCGGCGCCGGCAACTTCCTCGAGGGCGACAAGGTCGTCGTGACCCTGCCGGGGGCCGTGCTGCCCGGGCCCTTCCCGATCGCGGCGCGCAAGACCTACGGCCACGTCTCGGACGGCATGATCGCCTCGGCGAAGGAGCTGGGCCTCGGCCAGGAGCACTCCGGCATCCTGCGCCTCGGCGAGCTGGGCCTGGACCCCGAGGTCGGCACCGATGCGATCGCGCTGCTCGGGCTCGACGACGTGGCGGTGGAGATCAACGTCACGCCCGACCGCGGCTACGCCCTGTCGATCCGCGGCGTCGCGCGCGAGTACTCGCACGCGACCGGCGCGGCGTTCACCGACCCGGGCCTGCGCGAGGTCGACGCCCCGGGTACGGGCTTCCCGCTCCTCATCGACGACCGGGCGCCGATCCGCGGCCGCGTCGGGGCGAGCGAGTTCATCGCACGCGTCGTGCGCGGGGTGGATGCCTCGGCGCCGACCCCGCCGTGGATGATCGCGCGCCTGGCCCTCGCCGGCATCCGCTCGCTCGGCGTGCTGATCGACATCACCAACTACGTCATGCTCGAGCTCGGCAACCCGATCCACGGCTACGACCTCGACAAGCTCTCCGGCGGCATCACGGTGCGCCGGGCGGAGCCGGGGGAGAAGCTCGAGACGCTCGACGGCCAGGTGCGCACGCTGCACCCCGAGGACCTGCTGATCACCGACGAGTCGGGCCCGATCGGCCTCGCGGGGGTCATGGGCGGCGGCACGACCGAGATGAGCGACACGACGACGAACGTCCTCGTCGAGGCGGCGGTGTTCGACCCGGTGTCGATCGCCCGCACCGCCCGGCGGCACAAGCTGCCCTCCGAGGCATCTCGCCGCTTCGAGCGCGGCGTCGACCCGCTCGTCTCCGTCGTCGCGGCGCAGCGCGTCGTCGACCTCATGGTCCAGCTCGCCGGGGGCACGGCGGACGCACTCGGGGGCGCGCTGCAGCCCGAGCACGTGATCGAGGGGATCGAGCTGCCCGCCGGCTTCGTCCAGGGGCTCATCGGCGTGGACTACACGGCGGTAGAGGTCGAGGACGCCCTTCGCATGATCGGCTGCGACGTGCACGAGGGCGCCGACGGATGGAACGTCATCCCGCCCTCGTGGCGCCCCGACCTGACCGATAAGTGGACCCTCGCGGAGGAGGTCGCCCGCATCAGCGGGTACGACCGCATCCCCTCGGTGCTGCCCACCCCGCCCTCGGGACGCGGGCTCACGCCCGCCCAGCAGGGTCGCCGGCGCGTGTCCAACGCGCTGGCCGCCGCCGGCTTCGTCGAGACGCCGGCGTTCCCCTTCACCACCGAGGAGGCGAACGATCTGCACGGGTCGGCCTCGGGCGCGCACCTGCCGAGCATCAAGCTCGCGAATCCGCTCGACGGCCAGGCGCCCTTCCTGCGGCGCTCGCTCGTGCCGGGCCTGCTCCAGACCGCCCACCGCAACCTCTCCCGCGGGCTCACCGACCTGGCCCTGTTCGAGGTCGGCACGACCTTCGTGCCCGAGCCGGGCGTCGTCTACGGCACAGAGAGCGTGCCGCCGCTGGCCGTGCGGCCGGATGCCGCGACCCTCGCGGCGCTCGACGCCTCGATCCCGCCGCAGCCGCGCCTCGTGGCGGTGCTGCTGGCGGGCAACGTCGCGCCGAAGCAGCCGGGGCGCGCGCCCGAGCCGGCGGGGCTCGCCGAGGCCCTCGACGCCGTGCGCATCGTCGCCGCCGCCGCGGGGGTGACGATCGACGTCGCGCAGGGCGCGCGCGCCGCGCTCCACCCCGGGCGCACGGGCGTGCTCTCCGTCGCGGGCACGGAGGTCGGCTACGTCGGCGAACTGCTGCCCGCCGTCGCTGAGGCATCCGATCTGCCCGGTCGCGTGGTCGTCGCAGAGCTCGACCTCGACCTCGTGCTCTCGATCGCGGGGGAGAAGGTCGTGGCCGCCTCGCTGTCGACCTACCCCGCGGCGACGCAGGACGTCTCGCTCGTCGTGGGGGCCGACGTGCCCGCCGCCGCCGTGCGGGGGGCCGTCGCGGAGGGCGCCGGCGAACTGCTGGAGTCGCTGCGCCTCGTGGACGACTACCGCGGGCAGGG